The Amaranthus tricolor cultivar Red isolate AtriRed21 chromosome 6, ASM2621246v1, whole genome shotgun sequence genome has a segment encoding these proteins:
- the LOC130816038 gene encoding probable protein phosphatase 2C 27, with translation MFLQHLLSTDEHLPNSSTLSLHNNQFTTTFLNAHMDNSSNPSPLESICEEKTVALDKNTNLSLEFLPVVRSGGWSDIGGRDYMEDTHVCISDLAKKFGCDILDEEAVSFYGVFDGHGGKAAAQFVRDHLPRVIVEDADFPLELEKVVMRSFIKTDTAFAHSCSVGSSVSSGTTALTAMIFGRSLLVANAGDSRAILCRRGLALEMSKDHRPCCGNERTRVESLGGYVEDGYLNGQLGVTRALGDWHLEGMKHTDRKSGPLSAEPELKLITLTKEDEFLIIGCDGIWDVFSNQNAVDFVRRRLQKHNDVKLCCKELVEEAIKRDAMDNLTVVIISFHLDPPPAVVPQKMKVRRSISAEGLQNLKLHLEG, from the exons ATGTTTTTGCAACACTTACTGTCAACTGATGAACATTTGCCAAACTCTTCTACTCTTTCTCTTCATAATAATCAATTTACAACTACTTTCTTGAATGCCCATATGGATAATTCTTCTAATCCATCTCCT CTAGAAAGcatttgtgaagaaaaaacaGTCGCTTTAGATAAGAATacaaatttgtcacttgaatTCCTTCCTGTCGTTCGATCAGGAGGGTGGTCTGATATTGGAGGGCGTGATTACATGGAAGATACGCATGTGTGTATTTCTGATTTAGCTAAGAAGTTCGGCTGTGATATACTTGACGAGGAAGCTGTGTCTTTCTACGGG GTATTTGATGGTCATGGAGGAAAGGCTGCTGCCCAATTCGTCCGAGACCATCTCCCAAGAGTCATAGTGGAGGATGCCGACTTCCCATTAGAGCTTGAGAAAGTAGTGATGAGGTCATTCATCAAGACTGATACTGCATTTGCTCATTCATGCTCTGTTGGATCTTCTGTATCTTCTGGAACCACTGCCCTCACTGCAATGATCTTTGGAAG ATCTTTACTTGTAGCAAATGCTGGAGATAGCCGAGCAATTCTTTGTCGACGTGGATTGGCTTTGGAGATGTCTAAAGATCACAGACCATGCTGCGGAAATGAAAGGACTAGAGTAGAATCGTTGGGAGGTTATGTTGAAGACGGATATCTAAATGGACAGTTAGGAGTAACACGGGCTCTTGGAGATTGGCATCTCGAGGGGATGAAGCACACTGATAGAAAGAGCGGACCTTTGAGTGCAGAACCCGAACTGAAACTTATTACATTAACAAAAGAAGACGAGTTTTTGATCATCGGTTGTGATGGAATATGGGATGTGTTTAGTAACCAAAATGCGGTGGACTTTGTTCGAAGACGACTTCAAAAGCACAATGACGTGAAGTTATGCTGCAAAGAGCTAGTAGAGGAAGCCATTAAGCGGGATGCAATGGATAATTTGACAGTGGTTATCATAAGTTTTCACTTGGATCCACCTCCAGCAGTTGTGCCTCAAAAGATGAAGGTGAGACGGAGCATTTCGGCTGAGGGGCTTCAAAACCTCAAACTTCATCTGGAAGGTTAA